Genomic DNA from Nocardioides aquaticus:
CGTGTGCGTGCTGGGGGCCTTCCAGGTCTCGTCCGGCGGCGACCTCGCCAACTGGCACACCGGCGAGCCCGACGCGATCCCGGCCGTCGGCGGCGCCATGGACCTCGCCATCGGCGCGCGGCGGGTGTTCGTGATGATGACGCTGCTGGCCCGCGACGGCACGCCCAAGCTGGTGCCCGAGTGCACCTACCCGCTGACCGGGCTGGGCTGCGTGGACCGCGTCTACACCGACCTGGCGACCTTCGAGGTCGGCCCGACGGCGCGCGCCGCGGGCGGGGTCCGGGTGCTGGCGACGTACGGGACCGGGGTGGCCGACCTGCGCGAGCTGCTCGCGGTGCCGCTGGTCGACGCCACCGCGGCCCCCGCCGACGGCGGCTGAGGGGCCCGGGGTGGCCGAGGAGTTCGTCCGGTCGCTGGCCCGCGGGCTGGAGGTGATCACCGCCTTCGACGCCGACCACCCCGCGTTGACACTGAGCGAGGTGGCCGCGCGGACCGGCCTGGGTCGCGCGACCGCGCGGCGGTTCCTGCTGACCCTGGTCGAGCTGGGGTACGTCCGCTCCGACGGCCGGCGCTTCACGCTGACGCCGCAGGTGCTCCGGCTCGGGACGGCCTACCTCTCGGGCCTGGACCTGCCCGGCGTCGCCCAGCCGCACCTCGAGCAGCTCTCGGCGGAGGTCGGCGAGTCGACGTCGGCAGCGGTGCTGGACGGGACCGACATCGTCTACGTCGCCCGGGTCGCGACCCGACGGATCATGTCGGTCGGGATCACCGTCGGCACCCGCTTCCCCGCCCACGCCACCTCGATGGGGCGCGTCCTGCTGGCCGGTCTGGACGCGCCCGAGCGTCGCGCGCTGCTGGGGGAGGGTCCCCTGGCCGCGCCGACCGGGCGGACGCTGACGCGCGTCGACGACGTGCTGGCCGCGGTCGACCGGGTCGCGGCGCAGGGGTGGGCCCTGGTCGACGGCGAGCTGGAGGTGGGTCTCCGTTCCCTGGCGGTGCCGCTGCGCGACGCCGGGGGCGCGGTCGTGGCCGCGCTCAACGTGTCCTCCACGTCACCGGCCGCGACGCTGCGCCAGACGCTCGGGCCGCTGCGCGCGACCGCGGCCGCCGTCGAGGCCGACCTGCGGCTCGTCGCGCGCTGAGGCCACGGCCCCGCGCTGCTCAGGCGACGAAGTCGTCCCAGTTCTCGGCCAGGTAGTCCACGAACACCGGTCCCACCGCCT
This window encodes:
- a CDS encoding 3-oxoacid CoA-transferase subunit B produces the protein MSRSKDEIAAAIAADIPAGSYVNLGIGQPTLVADHLTPGSGVVLHTENGMLNMGPAAHGDEIDPDLTNAGKIPVTELPGAAYFHHADSFAMMRGGHLDVCVLGAFQVSSGGDLANWHTGEPDAIPAVGGAMDLAIGARRVFVMMTLLARDGTPKLVPECTYPLTGLGCVDRVYTDLATFEVGPTARAAGGVRVLATYGTGVADLRELLAVPLVDATAAPADGG
- a CDS encoding IclR family transcriptional regulator domain-containing protein: MAEEFVRSLARGLEVITAFDADHPALTLSEVAARTGLGRATARRFLLTLVELGYVRSDGRRFTLTPQVLRLGTAYLSGLDLPGVAQPHLEQLSAEVGESTSAAVLDGTDIVYVARVATRRIMSVGITVGTRFPAHATSMGRVLLAGLDAPERRALLGEGPLAAPTGRTLTRVDDVLAAVDRVAAQGWALVDGELEVGLRSLAVPLRDAGGAVVAALNVSSTSPAATLRQTLGPLRATAAAVEADLRLVAR